The window GTCGGTCGCCGGCCAGCCCCAGCCGGTAGGCGGCCAGTTCGCGGGCCCACAGCGGCAGGCCGGCGTGGGTCAGGGAGGCGGCCAGCGCGTCGGGGTCCGCCGCGAGCAGCTCCTCGTAGTCCGCCGACTGCCCCGACTCGGTCCGCAGGCGCTCCAGCACGTCGTTCACCCGGCCAACCCTAGGGCGACGGGGCCGCCGCCACGTCGGGTTCGCCGAGATGTGCGCACCCCTGATGATCGATGATCGATGATCGGTACATTTGGGCGTTACAGGTCACATCTCCGCGCTCTGGCGCGCCAGTTACCGGCGAGTTACTCTCGCTTCAACACGTACGGGGCAGGCCTGGTGACGCAGCCACCCCGTACCAGTCGGTTCAGTACCCAGGTACCCCCAGGTACCGCATGTTCGTGATCGGCGTGATCCCCGGGACAGGGTCCGCCGCTCCACGCCCCCGCTTCGGGCATCTCGTGCGGAAATTCCGGTGCGCGTGCCGTGCGGCCGCGCGCCTTCCCTCAGTCGTCACCCTCTTCCACTGGAGTCCCGCGATGGACCTTCCGTCCACGTCCAGTCAGTCCACCCTGCAGACCATCGCCGTCGTCGGCCTCGGCACCATGGGCACCGGCATCGCCGAGATCCTCGCCCGGGCCGGCCGCGAGGTCATCGGCATCGACATCAGCGACGCCGCCACCCGTCGGGCCGGCGCCGCCCTCTCGGCCGCCACGGCCCGCTCCGTCGCCAAGGAGCGGCTGACCGAGGCGGAGCGCGACGGCGTGCTCGCCCGCTTCCGCACCTTCACCGAGTTGAGCGCGGCCGCCGACGCCGACCTGGTGATCGAGGTGGTCCCGGAGGACTACGCGCTCAAGCAGCGACTCTTCCGCGAACTCGACGCGATCGTCCGCCCGGACACGATCCTGGCCACCGGCACCAACGCCCTGTCGGTGACCCGGATGGCGGCCGAGTCCCAGCGCCCCGAGCGGGTCCTGGGCCTGCACTTCTTCAACCCGGCGCCGGCGATGAAGCTCGTCGAGGTCGTCTCGTGCGTGCTCACCTCGCCCACCGCCGTCGAGGCCGTCACCGAGCTGGCCCGCGACCTCGGCAAGCAGCCCGTCGCGGTCGGCGACCGGCCCGGTTTCGTGGCCGACGGCCTGCTCTTCGGCTACCTCAACCAGGCCGCCGCGATGTACGAGTCGAAGTACGCCTCCCGCGAGGACATCGACGCGGCGATGCGGCTCGGCTGCGGCCTGCCCATGGGTCCGCTGGCCCTCCTCGACCTGATCGGCGTGGACACGGCCCGGACCGTCCTGGAGGCCATGTACGCCTCCTCCGGCGACCGGCTGCACGCCCCGGCCCCGATCCTCGGCCAGCTGGCCGAGGCCGGCCTGACCGGGCAGAAGTCCGGGCGCGGGTTCTACACGTACGAGGCCCCGGGCAGCCAGGTCGTCGTCCGTGACCTCCAGACCCCGCTGGACGGTTCCCTGCTCGGCTCGGGTCGTCCGGTGTCCTCGGTCGGCGTGGCCGGTTCGGGGACGATGGCGAGCGGCATCGCGCAGGTCTTCGCGCAGGCCGGGTACGCGGTCGTGCTGGCCGCCCGCAGCCAGGAGAAGGCGGTGGCCGCCAAGGCCGCGATCGGCAAGTCCCTGGGCCGTGCGGTGTCCAAGGGCAGGCTGACCGAGGCGGCGGCCGCCGAGACCATGGAGCGGATCACGCCGGCGGGTTCGCTGGACGCCTTCGCCGAGGTGGACCTGGCCGTGGAGGCCGTCGCGGAGGACCTGGCCGTCAAGCAGGAGCTGTTCGCCGGCCTGGACAAGGTCTGCAAGCCGGGCGCGGTCCTGGCGACCACCACCTCCTCGCTCCCGGTGATCGCGGTGGCGCGGGCGACCTCGCGTCCGCAGGACGTGATCGGCATGCACTTCTTCAACCCGGCTCCCGCGATGAAGCTGGTCGAGGTGGTCCGGACCGTCCTGACGGCCGACGACGTGCACGCCACGGTCCGCGAGGTCTGCGCGAAGGTGCGCAAGCACCCGGTGGACTGCGGGGACCGGGCCGGGTTCATCGTGAACGCGCTGCTGTTCCCGTACCTGAACAACGCGATCAAGATGGTCGAGCAGCACTACGCGACCCTGGACGACATCGACGCCGCGATGAAGCTGGGCGGCGGCTACCCGATGGGGCCCTTCGAACTCCT of the Streptomyces sp. NBC_01426 genome contains:
- a CDS encoding 3-hydroxyacyl-CoA dehydrogenase family protein encodes the protein MDLPSTSSQSTLQTIAVVGLGTMGTGIAEILARAGREVIGIDISDAATRRAGAALSAATARSVAKERLTEAERDGVLARFRTFTELSAAADADLVIEVVPEDYALKQRLFRELDAIVRPDTILATGTNALSVTRMAAESQRPERVLGLHFFNPAPAMKLVEVVSCVLTSPTAVEAVTELARDLGKQPVAVGDRPGFVADGLLFGYLNQAAAMYESKYASREDIDAAMRLGCGLPMGPLALLDLIGVDTARTVLEAMYASSGDRLHAPAPILGQLAEAGLTGQKSGRGFYTYEAPGSQVVVRDLQTPLDGSLLGSGRPVSSVGVAGSGTMASGIAQVFAQAGYAVVLAARSQEKAVAAKAAIGKSLGRAVSKGRLTEAAAAETMERITPAGSLDAFAEVDLAVEAVAEDLAVKQELFAGLDKVCKPGAVLATTTSSLPVIAVARATSRPQDVIGMHFFNPAPAMKLVEVVRTVLTADDVHATVREVCAKVRKHPVDCGDRAGFIVNALLFPYLNNAIKMVEQHYATLDDIDAAMKLGGGYPMGPFELLDVVGLDVSLAIEKVLHKEFRDPGLAPSPLLEHLVAAGCLGRKTGRGFREYARR